In Paludibacter propionicigenes WB4, the genomic window ACTAACCAAAAAAGGGCAGAGTTTATTAGGAAAAAGGACTGTTTCATACAAAGGTTATCGGTTTGAACCATCCAAGAGTGATTCCATATTCAGAGGAAAGAGTGTAGTGGTGCTTGATAGTGCCAATATAAGAAGTGAAGAATACTGGAAGGCACACAGACACAAAGAACTTTCGAAATCTGAAACCGGAACTTACGCTATCATTGATAGTGTGCAGAGTACGCCTATTTTTAAAAGAACGGTTGATATCATCAATATCGTGCTGTTCGGATACAAAGATTTGGGAATCTTCGAAGTTGGACCTGTGAATACTTTTTACAGCTTCAATCCAATAGAAGGTACCCGTTTAAGATTTGGTGGTAGAACTACTCCTAAGTTTAGCAAGAGGTTTAACTTTGATACGTACCTGGCTTACGGCTTTAAAGATGAGAATCTAAAGTATTACCTGAGTGGGACAGTTTCGCTGACGCCTCATTCGGCCTATGAGTTTCCTGTAAAATCGCTGAGTATGAGTTATCAGAATGATACCAAGATACCCGGACAGGAAATGCAGTTTATTCAGGAGGATTTTGTTCTGCTCTCGATAAAAAGAGGGGTCAACGATAAACTGTTTTATAACAAAACATTTAAGGTGGAGCATCTGAATGAGTTCGAGAATCATTTCTCATACACACTCGGTTATCAGTACACAAAGGAGGCTCCCGGTGGAAATCTGTTTTATAATTACACCGATTATGCTCAGCATACTAACGATATTGACAACATAAATATATCTGAATTTTCGCTTAAGCTCCGTTACGCCCCCAATGAGAAGTTTTATCAGGGTAAGGCAATGAGGATACCGGTGAAGAGTAAGTATCCTGCTTTTGAAGTCCAGCTTAATTCAGGTCAAAAACTGTGGGGCAATGATTATAATTATTACAATCTTCGCTTTTCAGCCTCTAAAAGGTTTTATTTTTCAGTTCTGGGATATTCAGATGTTGTATTTGAGGCAGATAAAATATTTGGAAAAGTTCCTTATCCATTGTTGAATATAGCACGTGCTAATCAGACATATTCTTATCAGATTATGTCGTACAACTTGATGAATTTCCTCGAGTTTGTTAGCGACAGGTATGTGTCACTTAATATAGATCACTGTTTCAATGGCTTTTTCCTGAATAAGATTCCGCTCATAAATAAGCTGGATTTAAGAGAAAGCGTTACTTGTAAAGTTCTTTGGGGAGATATTTCCAAACAAAATGATCCGTCTCAAACCAGCGGTTTGTTCAAATTGCCTACAGAGGTTGATGGATCTCCGCTGACTTACTCTATGGCAAAAGCGCCATACATTGAGGGAAGTATTGGTATCGGTAATATATTTAAACTTTTCAGGGTAGATTTAGTGAAACGTTTCTCGTACCTAAATCATCCACACGTGGCAGATATCGGACTCAGAATGCGGTTTAAATTTGATTTCTAAACAAATAGTAATATAGAGAAAATGAAAGCAAAAGATTCAGCTCAGCAATTGATTTATAAGATTATAAATCCGTTTATTAAGATGTTGATAAAAATGAAAGTAACACCAAATGTGATTACAACGGTGGGCTTAATAATTAATATTATCGCCGTGGTTGTTTTTATTATTGGAGGAGAAAAAGGAGCTACAGGAGATTTATCTTATATCGGCTGGGGATGCGGACTTATACTTTTTGCAGGTTTGTTTGATATGATTGATGGACGCTTGGCGCGTGTAGGAAATATGTCTTCACGATTCGGAGCACTTTATGATTCCGTACTTGACCGATACAGTGAGCTGTTTATGTTTTTCGGAATTTGCTATTATTTGGTTGCTCACCATTATTTCTTAAGTTCAATTTTTGCATTTGTGGCTCTGATAGGTTCTATGATGGTAAGTTATGTCAGAGCCAGAGCCGAAGGACTGAATATAGAATGTAAAGGCGGTTTGATGCAACGTCCGGAGAGAGTTGTAACTATTGGATTATCGGGAGTTATTTGCGGCATAGTATCGGCTATAACCGGCGGAAATCATAAGCTGTATGTAAATGATATGTCGTACGATGTTATTGAAACAATATCGATATTTACAATACCCATCCTTATAGTGGCTGTTATGTCTAATCTTACTGCGATCAAACGATTGAATTACTGTAGATTACATATGAACGGAGAGGATAATGCTTCAAAATAATATTTTACAATAAGACTAATACAATAGTGATGTTTCTCAGGTTATCTTCTGCCGCAATAAAATCCATATTCCTTTCCAGATACTTTGCTTTTTTAAGCATTTTATTAGTTTCCAATCTGTGTTTTGGGAATAATCATGAATCGTATCCGGTTCCGCAGAAAACAAACAAATTGTTATTTTATCTTCAGCGGTCACATAATAAAAACACAATCGTTTACGAGCTCAATACTCTGGCTGATGGAACTATAGATGTGAAAAATCCGATAAAAGTATCGTGGATTCGTTTCGAAGAAGGAGGAAAAAGAGCAGAACTATCTTTTATTCAGCGCAGGGCATTTGGTGTAAAATGCCGTTTGGCTGATAAGTCTGACAATTCGTTTATTGTTCAGTTTAATAATTTTAATAAACGTGACATTAGGCTGGTGAAGACTGCAACGGGCACTTACTGCGCTTTGATGAAAATCGATAATGAAACAGCAGAACTCGAAGATGTGTATATCAAAGCCGAAAATAATGCTATCGGATTACCCATATCATTTAAATATATGGATGTTTATGGCATTTCTCAAAAAGACAGAAAACCTGTTTATGAAAGAATAACTCTATAAGCATGACCACATTTAATTTTGAAGAGGCAAAAAGAACTAAGATAACAGCTTTATTCGTTTCGCTCCTTTACATACTGATAATTTCTTCTTTGATAGGATTGAAGACCGAGAACTGGATAATTGTGCTTGCATTCAATGCCTGTATCTGGCTATCACAGAGTAGTCGTAAATTTATATTGGCATTCAGCATTTTTATCTTTTTTGCTATTATCTATGATTTAATGAAAGTTTACCCAAATTATAGGGTAAATCCGGTAGATATTGGCGGCATTTATAATTTTGAAAAGTCATTGTTCGGGTTCAATTATCATGGAGCCATAGTGACACCAAACGAATTTTTCGCACTACATCACACCACTTTTTTCGATCTTCTGGGAGGTTTCTTCTATCTGAATTGGATTCCTTTACCCGTTGCTTTTGCTTTTTGGTTGTATTTTAAAAACAAGAAGCAGTTTTTGCATTTTTCACTTACCTTTCTTTTTGTGAATCTGATCGGATTCTGTATTTATTATCTTCATCCTGCTGCACCTCCGTGGTATGTGGCAAAGTATGGCTTTGATTTTATTCAGCACACACCGGGCGATACAGCCGGATTAGGGCGGTTTGACAAATTGTTACATGCTAATATCTTTGGCTCGTTGTATTCACGAAATTCGAATGTCTTTGCTGCAATGCCATCCCTTCATTGCGCTTATCCGCTTATTGCTTTTTTCTATGCGTTCAAAAGCAATGTAAAGAGCATGAAATGGTATTTTGGAATTGTCATGGTGGGTATTTGGATCACGGCGATTTATTCCGGTCATCATTACGTTGTTGATGCCATAATGGGGATAAGTTGTGCCGGAGCCGGAATTCTAATTTTTCAATTTGTATTGTTGAGAATTCGGGCAGTAAAAACTTTCCTCTCCGCATACGAGCAATTAATTACCTGAAAATGCGAAATTTACAGATAAATTTGTGATTCCAAAGGAAAGTATACTAAGATGTTGATTTATTATTCCTTATTCCTTAGTATATTTGCAATTTAGCGCGTTGTTTTCCTTTTTTTCGAAAACAACAATCTTCTTAATTCATGAATTAAAATTTGTCGTAACTTTTTGTTAATTTAGGCAGGTAGATTTCGAAAAAATTTCAGGAAAGAATAAGCATGAAAGAACCAAATAAACGGAAAATTATAAACGATCCGGTATTCGGGTTTATCAACATTCCGAATAACTTTCTGTATGATATTATCCAACATCCCTACTTCCAACGTTTGAGTAGAATCAAACAGTTGGGATTGTCGTCGTTCGTTTATCCGGGAGCACAACATACTCGTTTGCAACATTCGTTGGGTGCCATGCATCTTATGAGTGAGGCAATTGCACAGT contains:
- a CDS encoding DUF5686 family protein encodes the protein MKTRIAILAIFLSFIPFVGFSQADKSTVAIKGIVLDAQTNEPIPSASVVFVHDNKRVYKTNASGKFTIQRDASISSKTQIKVSCVGYKAVTAVLDLEKEMEVLLTAQAQNLKEVTVKKARYRNKNNPAVELIENVIANKKKNRKEAVNYYENEKYEKIQFAFNDITPKFKQKRVFKNLQFMFASTDSTEENGKEILPIYMKETISDYYYRKSPKNEKEIIKSNKSVNFEGLDNKGIEDNIKYMYQDIEIYDNNITLLTNQFLSPIANSAPTFYRYYISDTIQSGADKYVKLFFGSRNKEDMLFQGFLYITLDGSYAIKGIELSVNKNINLNFVKDVKITQEFDKTADKGWLLSYDETAINFGLTKKGQSLLGKRTVSYKGYRFEPSKSDSIFRGKSVVVLDSANIRSEEYWKAHRHKELSKSETGTYAIIDSVQSTPIFKRTVDIINIVLFGYKDLGIFEVGPVNTFYSFNPIEGTRLRFGGRTTPKFSKRFNFDTYLAYGFKDENLKYYLSGTVSLTPHSAYEFPVKSLSMSYQNDTKIPGQEMQFIQEDFVLLSIKRGVNDKLFYNKTFKVEHLNEFENHFSYTLGYQYTKEAPGGNLFYNYTDYAQHTNDIDNINISEFSLKLRYAPNEKFYQGKAMRIPVKSKYPAFEVQLNSGQKLWGNDYNYYNLRFSASKRFYFSVLGYSDVVFEADKIFGKVPYPLLNIARANQTYSYQIMSYNLMNFLEFVSDRYVSLNIDHCFNGFFLNKIPLINKLDLRESVTCKVLWGDISKQNDPSQTSGLFKLPTEVDGSPLTYSMAKAPYIEGSIGIGNIFKLFRVDLVKRFSYLNHPHVADIGLRMRFKFDF
- a CDS encoding CDP-alcohol phosphatidyltransferase family protein codes for the protein MKAKDSAQQLIYKIINPFIKMLIKMKVTPNVITTVGLIINIIAVVVFIIGGEKGATGDLSYIGWGCGLILFAGLFDMIDGRLARVGNMSSRFGALYDSVLDRYSELFMFFGICYYLVAHHYFLSSIFAFVALIGSMMVSYVRARAEGLNIECKGGLMQRPERVVTIGLSGVICGIVSAITGGNHKLYVNDMSYDVIETISIFTIPILIVAVMSNLTAIKRLNYCRLHMNGEDNASK
- a CDS encoding DUF4833 domain-containing protein, with amino-acid sequence MFLRLSSAAIKSIFLSRYFAFLSILLVSNLCFGNNHESYPVPQKTNKLLFYLQRSHNKNTIVYELNTLADGTIDVKNPIKVSWIRFEEGGKRAELSFIQRRAFGVKCRLADKSDNSFIVQFNNFNKRDIRLVKTATGTYCALMKIDNETAELEDVYIKAENNAIGLPISFKYMDVYGISQKDRKPVYERITL
- a CDS encoding phosphatase PAP2 family protein; translation: MTTFNFEEAKRTKITALFVSLLYILIISSLIGLKTENWIIVLAFNACIWLSQSSRKFILAFSIFIFFAIIYDLMKVYPNYRVNPVDIGGIYNFEKSLFGFNYHGAIVTPNEFFALHHTTFFDLLGGFFYLNWIPLPVAFAFWLYFKNKKQFLHFSLTFLFVNLIGFCIYYLHPAAPPWYVAKYGFDFIQHTPGDTAGLGRFDKLLHANIFGSLYSRNSNVFAAMPSLHCAYPLIAFFYAFKSNVKSMKWYFGIVMVGIWITAIYSGHHYVVDAIMGISCAGAGILIFQFVLLRIRAVKTFLSAYEQLIT